A stretch of the Proteus sp. ZN5 genome encodes the following:
- a CDS encoding single-stranded DNA-binding protein, whose protein sequence is MLKIEINEVDGKVNSKQVISKQTGEVLTFREQNAYIYNGGVYPEKFIIQLDKEEAPYPVGFYTLDNSSYSVGDFGSLKIKKAKLIPLDKK, encoded by the coding sequence ATGTTGAAAATTGAAATTAATGAAGTTGATGGAAAAGTAAATAGTAAACAAGTTATCTCTAAACAAACAGGTGAAGTATTAACTTTCAGAGAACAAAACGCCTACATTTATAATGGTGGTGTTTATCCTGAAAAATTTATTATCCAATTAGACAAGGAAGAAGCTCCATATCCCGTTGGATTTTATACATTAGATAATTCATCTTATTCGGTTGGTGATTTTGGTTCTTTGAAAATAAAAAAGGCAAAATTAATACCACTGGACAAAAAATAA
- a CDS encoding DUF2523 family protein: MGRLLTTLFSGAFGFIFKGIVAKFFLFFSLFYITTEFIPIIIEWFLPKSTNLSDLFNSLPDAIWFFLNLLQFPFGVPLVISAMVTRFIIRRLPIIG, encoded by the coding sequence ATGGGGCGCTTGTTAACAACACTATTCAGTGGGGCATTTGGTTTTATTTTTAAAGGTATTGTCGCTAAATTCTTTTTGTTTTTTTCTCTTTTTTATATAACAACTGAATTTATCCCCATAATTATTGAGTGGTTTTTACCTAAATCAACTAATTTATCTGATCTTTTTAATTCTTTACCCGATGCAATTTGGTTTTTCTTAAATTTATTACAATTTCCATTCGGTGTTCCTTTAGTTATTTCAGCAATGGTAACACGGTTTATTATTCGTAGATTACCGATTATTGGTTGA
- a CDS encoding polyketide cyclase translates to MATLKIKATFQCDIETLWRVITSTENYLWRSDLRSIEVINDHKFIEHTKDGYSTIFTVTAKVPYQRWEFDMENENIKGHWIGVFTSGNGITEIDFTEVVISKKILLKPLVKWYLKKRQKTYIQDLEKALANKP, encoded by the coding sequence ATGGCAACGCTAAAGATAAAAGCGACGTTTCAGTGTGATATTGAAACATTGTGGCGAGTGATTACATCAACAGAAAATTATCTGTGGCGAAGTGATTTACGCAGTATTGAAGTGATAAACGATCATAAATTTATTGAACACACCAAAGATGGTTATTCGACTATATTTACGGTAACAGCCAAAGTGCCATATCAACGATGGGAGTTTGATATGGAAAATGAAAACATCAAAGGTCATTGGATTGGTGTTTTTACTTCTGGTAATGGAATTACTGAAATCGACTTTACGGAAGTCGTGATATCCAAAAAGATTTTATTAAAACCCTTAGTAAAGTGGTATCTGAAGAAAAGACAGAAAACCTATATTCAAGATCTAGAAAAAGCATTGGCGAATAAGCCTTAA
- a CDS encoding type II secretion system protein GspD, whose product MNKLLWILIFCAFSIQAQTKNVDFKLEAVPLPKAISLIYDEVLQKPYMLDPNLANDTSLISFHATEKQDFNQFIIRYFQNMNIRIYEKKGVVYLVKVKPPEPKISKQSFVYNPIHRDVDYLQGFLKSEGEVAANGDKLVFYGTKDEISRVQSVLSAVDTPSREVVVTGYVFEVQDIEKEGSGINLLAKLLSGKLGINIGTKQNYENFITINTGNLDAMIELFRTDQRFHVVSSPTLRVKSGSRGNFSVGSDVPILSSVTYQDGRPVQSVEYRSSGVIFDIQPTIKSQAIDLKIQQQLSNFVKTDTGVNQSPTLIKRDIVTDVTVKKVVILSY is encoded by the coding sequence GTGAATAAATTATTATGGATACTCATATTTTGCGCTTTTTCTATTCAAGCTCAGACAAAAAACGTAGATTTCAAATTGGAAGCGGTGCCTTTACCAAAAGCAATTTCTTTGATTTATGATGAAGTGCTGCAAAAACCTTATATGCTTGATCCTAATTTAGCTAATGACACTAGCTTAATTAGTTTTCATGCCACTGAAAAACAAGATTTTAATCAATTTATCATTCGTTATTTTCAGAATATGAATATTCGTATTTATGAGAAAAAAGGGGTTGTTTATCTAGTAAAAGTTAAACCTCCAGAACCTAAAATTAGTAAACAAAGTTTTGTCTATAATCCGATCCATCGTGATGTTGATTATTTACAGGGCTTTTTAAAATCAGAAGGTGAAGTTGCAGCTAATGGAGATAAATTGGTGTTTTACGGTACAAAAGATGAAATTTCTCGCGTTCAGAGTGTCTTGAGTGCAGTTGATACACCATCGCGTGAAGTTGTTGTTACTGGTTATGTTTTTGAAGTCCAAGATATTGAAAAAGAAGGAAGTGGTATCAATCTATTGGCAAAATTATTATCAGGCAAATTAGGGATTAATATCGGGACAAAGCAAAATTATGAAAATTTCATTACCATTAATACGGGTAATTTAGATGCGATGATTGAGTTATTCCGAACAGATCAACGCTTCCATGTAGTCAGCAGTCCGACATTGAGGGTTAAATCAGGTTCTAGAGGAAATTTTAGTGTTGGGTCTGATGTACCTATTTTATCGAGTGTGACATATCAGGACGGTCGCCCAGTTCAATCTGTTGAATATCGTTCTAGTGGGGTGATATTTGATATTCAACCGACAATAAAAAGCCAGGCTATTGATTTGAAAATCCAACAACAACTATCAAATTTTGTCAAAACAGATACGGGAGTCAATCAATCACCAACTTTAATTAAGCGAGATATAGTGACTGATGTCACTGTAAAAAAAGTGGTGATATTATCGTATTAG
- a CDS encoding zonular occludens toxin domain-containing protein gives MPITAYVGVPRSGKSYEVVKSVIVPAIASGRRVISNIYGLNEEKIKEYCLKQYKKLSLDKLGSIVHVENSQCLDEDFLPSMENQNTFCQAGDLVVIDEVWRVWGSDKDIPKNHRSFIAEHGHFVNKDTGVMSDLVVINQTVSDIPRFIKARIETTYRMQKHVSLGLNNRYRVDIFQGAKITKSNRMNFYQEKYDKSIFELYKSVEGNNPNTLKTDKRQSIFSSNKVLVLMILVPIGILVSVYFVYQYFNQYLTSDKTEPAQSTHFQSVNSNQITNLTFSPPKPVLSTKWRITGELISEGKAYVILADKQGQLRLEPRSQFQFNGRLLQGEIDGQLVNYYSGGAQ, from the coding sequence ATGCCAATTACTGCTTATGTCGGTGTACCTCGCTCAGGTAAATCATACGAAGTTGTAAAATCTGTTATTGTTCCTGCAATAGCTTCAGGTCGTCGTGTCATTTCAAATATTTATGGGTTGAATGAAGAAAAAATAAAGGAATACTGTTTAAAGCAATACAAGAAATTATCTTTAGATAAGTTAGGCTCTATTGTTCATGTCGAAAATAGTCAATGTCTAGATGAAGACTTTTTACCGTCTATGGAGAATCAAAATACCTTTTGTCAGGCGGGTGACTTAGTTGTTATTGATGAGGTTTGGCGAGTTTGGGGCAGTGATAAGGATATCCCTAAAAATCACCGTTCTTTTATTGCTGAACATGGTCATTTCGTGAATAAAGACACTGGCGTTATGTCTGATTTAGTTGTAATTAATCAAACAGTTAGTGATATACCTCGTTTTATCAAGGCTCGTATTGAAACGACTTATCGTATGCAAAAACATGTTTCATTAGGTTTAAATAATCGATATCGAGTTGATATTTTTCAAGGTGCCAAGATCACTAAATCTAATCGAATGAATTTTTATCAGGAAAAATACGATAAATCTATTTTTGAACTCTATAAATCTGTTGAGGGAAACAACCCTAATACATTAAAAACCGACAAGCGTCAGTCTATTTTTTCATCAAATAAAGTGCTTGTGCTAATGATTCTTGTGCCTATTGGTATATTGGTTTCTGTTTATTTTGTTTATCAGTATTTCAATCAGTATTTAACTTCCGATAAAACAGAACCTGCTCAATCTACGCATTTTCAATCTGTTAATTCTAATCAGATTACAAATTTAACTTTCAGCCCACCAAAACCTGTTTTATCGACTAAATGGCGCATTACAGGTGAACTCATTAGCGAAGGGAAGGCATACGTCATTCTAGCCGATAAACAAGGACAATTACGTCTTGAGCCTCGTAGTCAGTTTCAATTTAACGGTAGGCTTTTGCAAGGTGAAATTGATGGTCAGCTTGTTAATTACTATTCAGGAGGGGCACAGTGA
- a CDS encoding DNA topoisomerase → MLLNIAGIYTGLCAYSAQINPSKPQSIPKLFGRKAIDSIEAKVKWLRKQASANIAKVFHFFNGDINTVLSMIIREEHISDMNLRFDIPPIYQTLLNEKLKTNQCPF, encoded by the coding sequence GTGCTTCTTAATATTGCAGGTATTTATACAGGGCTTTGTGCTTATTCCGCTCAAATAAATCCCAGTAAACCACAATCAATTCCTAAATTATTTGGTAGGAAAGCGATTGATTCAATAGAAGCTAAAGTTAAATGGTTGAGAAAACAAGCTTCTGCCAATATTGCTAAAGTATTTCATTTTTTTAATGGAGATATTAATACAGTTCTATCCATGATAATACGTGAAGAGCATATTAGTGATATGAATTTACGATTTGATATACCTCCTATATATCAAACGTTATTAAATGAAAAACTAAAAACGAACCAGTGTCCTTTTTAA